One stretch of Epinephelus lanceolatus isolate andai-2023 chromosome 15, ASM4190304v1, whole genome shotgun sequence DNA includes these proteins:
- the nipal3 gene encoding NIPA-like protein 3: MIYKLPLGAKMLAIRRADGGSYTDNLIGTLLAIFGNVLVSISLSVQKYSHVTLGDTKDHRAFYRTKTWWCGFVLACIGEGANFVSYAFAPLALVAPLNAVSIVTSAILGLIFLREKSKPKEFAKQYGLAFLGCILTIGGTYLFVAFGPNSHEKLKAENIVKHLVGWPVLLYLLLEIITFCLLLYFYKQRSANYLVVILMLVALLGSVTVITVKAVSGMLVLTIEGNMQLNYPIFSAMFVCMVASVIFQARFVSQACKLYDSSLIACLNYILSTIFAVVAGAVFYLEFKKEDVLHICLYLLGSAFCFLGVFLITKTRKRIQAFEPYVTMDMSNGVPIIHDKGTVIQPDSNGAFSYGALVNNDGVAPAPLPVNLDQPSVDSTSSDAPWGPHDLKQD, from the exons ATGATTTATAAATTGCCTCTGGGGGCGAAAATGTTGGCTATCAGGAGAGCCGACGGAGGCTCGTACACG gataATCTCATTGGGACTTTACTCGCTATTTTTGGAAATGTGCTTGTCAGCATCTCTCTAAGTGttcag AAATACAGCCATGTGACGTTAGGGGACACCAAGGATCATCGTGCCTTCTACCGCACTAAGACCTGGTGGTGTGGGTTTGTGCTGGCATGTATCGGGGAGGGAGCCAACTTTGTGTCCTATGCCTTCGCCCCCCTTGCTCTTGTAGCACCCCTGAACGCTGTGTCTATCGTCA caaGCGCAATTTTGGGTCTCATTTTTCTGCGCGAGAAATCGAAGCCAAAGGAGTTTGCAA AGCAATATGGGCTGGCCTTCCTGGGCTGTATCCTCACCATAGGAGGAACGTACCTCTTTGTAGCATTTGGACCAAACTCTCATGAAAAGCTCAAAGCTGAGAACATTGTGAAGCACCTTGTAGGATGGCCTGTTCTCTTGTATCTG CTCCTGGAGATCATCACATTCTGCCTGCTTTTATACTTCTACAAACAGCGCAGTGCTAACTACCTCGTTGTTATTTTGATGCTGGTCGCTCTACTGG GCTCCGTCACAGTTATCACAGTGAAGGCGGTGTCAGGCATGCTGGTTCTCACCATCGAGGGCAACATGCAGCTCAACTACCCGATCTTCAGTGCCATGTTTGTATGTATGGTGGCTTCAGTGATCTTCCAGGCCAG atttgtcTCCCAGGCTTGTAAGCTGTATGACTCCTCTCTAATTGCTTGTCTCAACTACATCCTCTCCACCATCTTTGCCGTGGTAGCTG GCGCTGTTTTTTACTTAGAGTTTAAGAAAGAAGACGTGCTTCACATCTGCCTGTATTTGTTGGG ATCTGCGTTCTGTTTCCTTGGAGTGTTTCTCATCACCAAAACCAGGAAAAGGATCCAGGCCTTTGAGCCTTATGTCACCATGGATATGTCTAACG GTGTCCCAATCATTCACGACAAAGGCACGGTGATTCAGCCAGACTCCAACGGTGCGTTCTCCTACGGCGCTCTGGTCAACAACGATGGAGTGGCTCCTGCTCCTCTGCCAGTCAACCTGGATCAACCATCAGTCGACTCCACATCCAGTGATGCACCTTGGGGCCCTCATGACCTGAAGCAAGATTGA